A single Sulfurimonas aquatica DNA region contains:
- a CDS encoding response regulator: MDINIVKLKKYASECSVLYVEDDELIRSQTASFLGRFFPDVVLAEDGAIGLAKYKERKFDIVITDINMPNMNGIELIVAIREISYEQIVLVTSAYNDSENLMKLINLNVMRFVHKPFNNKQFLYVIYKIAEELSFTRENKELENKVLALSNRAQKILDEVEVAILIIKENKIDMANNSFLEIGGFDSFETLLLEMPEIGVLFEESSHCISVATNQELIEALKTTEKENSKVRIMKETKTIEYQVNLTQLDEEDTYIVTFTDITAIHNALFREEHTQLPTKKFTLEKIEILKQKVSKLSIILISLHHFNRVEKWCGKKDAIEVERAFATAIKEIRDTCMADAFIGYFEKNRIIVIPTSNEHEELYSNLKKINMSTLDVIKKHEESDLNVDLSSDVKQELLDTNEAINNIEVDIFNSFDAM; encoded by the coding sequence ATGGATATAAATATAGTAAAATTAAAAAAATATGCTTCAGAATGTTCTGTTTTATATGTTGAAGATGATGAACTCATTCGTTCACAAACAGCTAGTTTTTTGGGGCGTTTTTTTCCAGATGTAGTATTAGCAGAAGATGGTGCAATTGGCCTAGCTAAATACAAAGAGCGAAAGTTTGATATAGTCATCACAGACATTAACATGCCAAATATGAATGGGATAGAGTTGATTGTAGCAATAAGAGAGATTAGCTATGAGCAAATTGTTTTAGTAACTTCTGCTTATAATGATAGTGAAAACCTTATGAAACTTATCAACCTAAATGTTATGCGCTTTGTTCATAAACCTTTTAATAACAAACAATTTCTCTATGTTATTTATAAAATTGCTGAAGAATTAAGTTTTACAAGGGAGAATAAAGAGCTTGAAAATAAGGTCTTAGCTCTCTCAAATAGAGCACAAAAAATTCTTGATGAAGTAGAGGTAGCGATACTTATTATTAAAGAGAATAAGATAGATATGGCTAATAACTCCTTTTTAGAAATTGGTGGATTTGATTCATTTGAAACACTACTGCTAGAGATGCCTGAGATTGGTGTCCTATTTGAAGAGTCGTCCCATTGTATTAGTGTTGCAACAAACCAAGAGCTTATAGAAGCACTCAAAACAACGGAGAAAGAGAACTCTAAAGTAAGAATTATGAAGGAGACAAAAACAATAGAGTATCAGGTAAATCTCACTCAACTTGATGAAGAAGATACCTATATAGTTACTTTTACAGATATAACTGCTATTCATAATGCTCTTTTTAGAGAGGAGCATACTCAGCTTCCAACGAAAAAATTTACACTAGAAAAAATAGAAATCTTAAAACAGAAGGTTAGTAAATTAAGCATCATACTCATAAGTCTACATCACTTTAATAGAGTTGAGAAATGGTGTGGGAAAAAAGACGCCATAGAGGTTGAAAGGGCATTTGCAACTGCTATAAAAGAGATTAGAGACACCTGTATGGCAGATGCTTTCATAGGATACTTTGAAAAAAATAGAATTATAGTTATTCCTACAAGTAACGAGCATGAAGAGCTATATAGTAATCTCAAAAAAATCAATATGTCAACACTTGATGTAATTAAAAAACATGAAGAGTCTGATTTAAATGTAGACTTATCTTCAGATGTAAAACAAGAGTTACTCGACACTAATGAAGCTATAAACAACATTGAGGTAGATATATTTAACTCATTTGATGCGATGTAA
- a CDS encoding response regulator: MNKKWNILFIKDENSIFDTSSDVFADLFNKADVAPDRHKALKLIFANEYDIIIQDIGTDPIYGTTFIKQIKQMKPTQVQVAFVLTSDEEKIGGLIDLGVNSFLLEPQQLPLALEAVSQMNPYLKKESNIPV; the protein is encoded by the coding sequence ATGAATAAAAAATGGAATATACTTTTTATAAAAGATGAAAACTCTATCTTTGATACATCTTCAGACGTATTTGCTGATTTGTTTAATAAGGCTGATGTTGCTCCAGATAGACATAAGGCACTCAAACTTATTTTTGCTAATGAGTATGATATTATTATTCAAGATATTGGTACAGACCCTATTTATGGAACAACTTTTATAAAGCAAATTAAACAGATGAAACCTACACAAGTACAAGTTGCATTTGTTTTAACGAGTGATGAAGAAAAAATCGGAGGATTGATTGACTTAGGGGTAAACTCTTTTTTATTGGAACCGCAACAGCTTCCCCTAGCGTTAGAAGCAGTTTCTCAGATGAATCCTTATCTCAAAAAAGAGAGTAATATTCCTGTATAA
- a CDS encoding helix-hairpin-helix domain-containing protein — MTNLIELLHNKTQLKNEHIKNILKLLEDGSTIPFIARYRKEMTGGADDETLRAFETIYESAQKLLSRKEDVSRLIEERATLSDALKKAIEKVQTLQELEDIYRPYKEKKNTRATTAIDNGLKGLANTLQSAKLTEHEFKTEAKKFLNAKVSSIKEAIKGTQDILAERYAENPREREGIRNSMLRQGSIETKKTKTFNENGVFKNLAGKSEKVAYIPSHRYLAIMRGVSEKELSVKITIDVERIHENIRTYKLPKNASSSKELLFDAYKDGLKRLLLPSIEREVQSIIKEKADLAAIGVFGKNLNQLLMTPPVTSRVLLAVDPAFVSGCKLAVIDENGNYLESAVIYPTAPKNDYANASKKILELNKKYHIDGVAIGNGTASRETQEFFAKINKEENVKLNYTVVSEAGASVYSASALAQEEYPQLDVTIRGAISIAQRLRDPLATLVKIDPKSLGIGQYQHDVNQKLLEKKLDDVTCDLVNRVGVDINSASISLLSHVAGIGKKIAKNITDYRDINGNFTTKSELLKVKGLGKKAYEQAAGFIRIKNGKNSFDNSGIHPESYEIAKKLDGLELKKIDILSKSKELGIGEQTLQDIINELLKPGFDPRKELPSIPFKDSVTDIKMLKEGSFVSGVVRNITDFGAFVDIGLKNDGMIHISKMSHKRVSHPLEVLSLNQYLPQIEVISVDNEKGKVGLSLNEGS, encoded by the coding sequence ATGACAAACTTGATAGAACTGCTTCATAACAAAACACAACTCAAAAATGAACATATAAAAAATATATTAAAACTTTTAGAAGATGGCTCCACCATTCCATTTATCGCAAGATACCGTAAGGAGATGACTGGTGGGGCTGATGATGAAACCCTTAGAGCATTTGAGACTATTTATGAGAGTGCTCAAAAATTGCTCTCTCGTAAAGAGGATGTAAGTAGGCTTATAGAGGAGAGAGCAACACTCAGTGATGCACTCAAAAAAGCAATAGAAAAAGTGCAAACACTCCAGGAGCTTGAAGATATATACAGACCCTACAAAGAGAAAAAAAATACGAGAGCAACCACTGCCATAGACAATGGTCTTAAAGGCTTAGCAAATACCCTACAGTCAGCTAAATTAACTGAACATGAATTCAAAACTGAGGCAAAAAAGTTTCTAAACGCCAAGGTAAGTTCAATCAAAGAGGCGATAAAAGGCACTCAAGACATACTTGCTGAAAGATATGCTGAAAATCCTCGTGAACGCGAGGGTATACGAAACAGCATGCTCCGCCAAGGAAGTATTGAGACTAAAAAAACAAAAACTTTCAATGAAAATGGTGTTTTTAAAAACCTTGCAGGCAAAAGCGAAAAAGTGGCTTACATACCATCACATCGTTATCTTGCAATCATGCGTGGAGTAAGTGAGAAAGAACTTTCAGTTAAAATAACTATAGATGTAGAGAGAATTCATGAAAACATTAGAACCTATAAGTTGCCAAAAAACGCGTCAAGCTCAAAAGAGCTACTTTTTGATGCTTATAAAGATGGACTAAAAAGACTTCTACTTCCTTCCATAGAGAGAGAAGTTCAAAGTATAATAAAAGAAAAAGCCGACTTAGCTGCCATTGGCGTATTTGGAAAAAACCTAAATCAACTGCTTATGACGCCACCCGTAACTTCGAGAGTTCTTCTTGCCGTTGACCCTGCGTTTGTGAGTGGATGTAAACTTGCCGTTATAGATGAAAATGGAAACTATTTAGAATCAGCAGTAATCTACCCAACCGCGCCAAAAAATGATTATGCAAACGCGTCAAAAAAGATTTTAGAGCTTAACAAAAAGTACCATATAGATGGTGTGGCCATAGGCAATGGAACGGCATCTAGAGAAACGCAAGAGTTCTTTGCAAAAATAAACAAAGAAGAGAATGTAAAACTCAACTACACGGTTGTTAGTGAAGCGGGAGCTTCCGTTTACTCAGCGTCTGCATTAGCGCAAGAGGAGTATCCACAGCTTGACGTGACCATACGAGGCGCTATTTCCATTGCTCAGCGCTTACGTGACCCTCTGGCGACACTTGTAAAGATTGACCCAAAATCTTTAGGAATAGGACAATACCAACACGATGTCAATCAAAAGCTTTTAGAAAAGAAACTAGATGATGTCACATGTGATTTGGTAAATCGGGTTGGCGTTGATATAAACTCAGCTTCAATCTCACTACTTTCCCATGTGGCGGGGATTGGCAAAAAAATCGCTAAAAACATAACTGACTATAGAGATATAAATGGTAACTTCACAACAAAATCAGAACTCTTAAAAGTAAAAGGCTTAGGTAAAAAAGCTTATGAGCAAGCAGCGGGTTTTATCCGTATAAAGAATGGAAAAAATAGTTTTGACAATAGCGGAATCCATCCCGAGAGTTATGAAATAGCTAAGAAATTAGATGGCCTTGAGTTAAAAAAAATAGATATCTTATCAAAATCGAAAGAACTTGGCATTGGTGAGCAAACGCTACAAGATATCATTAACGAACTTCTAAAACCTGGATTTGACCCAAGAAAAGAGTTGCCATCCATCCCATTTAAGGACTCTGTAACAGATATTAAAATGCTCAAAGAGGGAAGTTTTGTCTCTGGAGTCGTAAGGAATATTACCGACTTTGGTGCATTTGTCGACATCGGACTTAAAAATGATGGTATGATACATATATCTAAAATGAGTCACAAGAGAGTTTCTCATCCACTTGAAGTACTCTCTCTTAATCAATATCTACCACAGATAGAAGTTATCTCGGTTGACAATGAAAAAGGCAAAGTTGGACTTAGCCTAAATGAAGGAAGCTAA
- a CDS encoding c-type heme family protein has product MLDSLLKKLQLLLGVTFLIGSILFYLILKDFHKEKADKSVQSALLTSQAMREYISKYQKPAIAKIVKENKLSEDLFDPALMSSTYIVDHVHNIYQKNYAAAGIHIYEDVNYKFASNNPTNINNKATPFESKILKKFNESNISSYKETIEYKGKETLFFAIPVTRNSTDCLQCHGDPKDAPRDMLDIYGSENGFYENIGEIRAINAMYSTLDANNAMLKVYFLVEAMMFIVFLGIYFTVRYFVIQLNDKDKFIAKQSKFAAMGEMISMIAHQWRQPLTGISMTTNNLLLDIELGAVDEKVLQDNLEIVNKQVEYLSHTIDDFKNFFRPDHKPEEVNIAALVKEACMVIDSSIKSAGMKIETEIDEKLTIVTLKNDVMQIILNLIKNSMDAYENNKISDRTIEIKVVNKPKRIELYFKDYAGGISKEIIDKIFDPYFSTKDKKTGTGLGLYMSKMITESHLSGYLDVESEAPSTTFKIALIKKGI; this is encoded by the coding sequence ATGCTAGATAGTTTATTGAAGAAGTTACAACTATTGCTAGGAGTGACATTTCTTATTGGATCTATATTATTTTATCTAATACTAAAAGACTTTCATAAAGAAAAAGCGGATAAAAGTGTTCAAAGTGCTCTGTTAACCTCACAAGCGATGAGAGAGTATATATCTAAGTACCAAAAACCAGCTATAGCCAAGATAGTCAAAGAGAATAAACTCTCTGAAGATTTATTTGACCCCGCTCTTATGTCTTCAACCTACATAGTTGATCATGTTCACAACATATATCAAAAAAACTACGCGGCAGCTGGGATACATATCTATGAAGATGTAAATTATAAGTTTGCAAGTAACAATCCTACAAACATAAATAACAAAGCCACTCCATTTGAATCTAAAATCTTAAAAAAATTTAACGAATCAAACATATCTTCCTACAAAGAGACTATAGAGTATAAAGGGAAGGAGACTCTCTTTTTTGCTATACCAGTTACAAGAAATTCAACAGATTGTTTACAATGCCATGGTGATCCAAAAGATGCTCCTAGGGATATGCTAGATATATACGGAAGTGAGAATGGATTTTATGAGAACATAGGCGAAATACGTGCCATAAACGCAATGTATTCTACTCTTGATGCCAACAATGCTATGCTAAAGGTATATTTTCTTGTTGAAGCAATGATGTTTATTGTATTTCTAGGTATATACTTTACAGTGAGATATTTTGTAATTCAACTCAATGATAAAGATAAGTTTATCGCTAAACAGTCAAAGTTTGCAGCTATGGGAGAGATGATAAGTATGATAGCTCATCAGTGGAGACAGCCTTTAACGGGTATTAGCATGACAACAAACAACTTGCTCTTAGATATAGAACTAGGTGCGGTGGATGAAAAAGTACTTCAAGATAATCTAGAGATAGTTAATAAACAAGTTGAGTATCTCTCTCATACTATTGATGATTTTAAAAACTTTTTTAGGCCCGACCATAAACCTGAAGAGGTAAATATAGCAGCTCTTGTAAAAGAAGCATGTATGGTAATTGATAGTTCTATTAAAAGCGCCGGCATGAAAATAGAAACTGAAATTGATGAGAAGTTAACTATCGTAACACTCAAAAATGATGTCATGCAGATAATCTTAAACCTAATAAAAAACTCTATGGATGCATATGAAAACAATAAAATCAGTGATAGAACTATTGAGATAAAAGTTGTAAATAAACCAAAGAGAATTGAACTCTACTTTAAAGACTATGCAGGAGGGATAAGCAAAGAGATTATCGACAAAATCTTTGACCCTTACTTTAGTACAAAAGATAAAAAAACTGGTACTGGGCTTGGTCTATATATGTCAAAGATGATTACAGAAAGTCATCTCTCCGGTTACTTGGATGTTGAATCAGAAGCTCCGAGTACTACATTTAAAATTGCATTAATCAAAAAGGGTATTTAA
- a CDS encoding DUF234 domain-containing protein has protein sequence MEDAVEKFAIFGGVGWGKVDTSKASMDLIQELILSDYRYIRNDVSELTSGAPVYHSILTGISMGDGKTHSTFKRAKIDEEAGLNAVEELVQRGIIRVEKSKKVFTSWSENEKIDNKLFFTTPFLRFWFAFVSPLFKGIRDGNYDEIIKRFANREAEFVNLTYIELSHELLKLTFVDDKIKEISSYWDREIELDIYATTTSGKIVVGSCKYTNAKVKKSELKRLEELCEKAGIKADVFVIVSKNGFSNELKTLKGENLKLLSLKNFKKLAE, from the coding sequence ATGGAAGACGCAGTAGAAAAGTTTGCCATCTTTGGTGGCGTTGGTTGGGGTAAAGTTGACACTTCTAAAGCGTCTATGGATCTTATACAAGAGCTTATACTGAGTGATTATAGATACATACGAAATGATGTGAGTGAACTAACTTCTGGAGCGCCAGTTTACCACTCTATTTTAACGGGTATATCTATGGGTGATGGTAAAACTCACTCTACGTTTAAACGCGCAAAAATTGATGAAGAAGCTGGATTAAACGCTGTTGAGGAACTCGTACAAAGAGGTATCATTAGAGTTGAGAAATCTAAAAAAGTTTTTACCTCTTGGAGTGAAAACGAGAAGATAGACAACAAACTCTTTTTTACAACGCCTTTTCTACGTTTTTGGTTCGCATTTGTTTCTCCTCTTTTTAAAGGTATTCGTGATGGAAATTATGATGAAATCATTAAAAGATTTGCTAATAGAGAAGCTGAGTTTGTCAACTTAACCTATATAGAACTCTCCCATGAACTACTCAAACTTACATTCGTTGATGACAAAATAAAAGAAATCTCAAGCTATTGGGATAGAGAAATAGAGTTAGATATCTATGCAACTACTACTTCTGGAAAGATTGTTGTTGGAAGTTGTAAATACACAAACGCCAAGGTCAAAAAAAGTGAACTTAAACGACTTGAAGAGCTATGTGAAAAAGCAGGTATAAAAGCAGACGTATTTGTAATCGTTTCCAAAAATGGATTTTCTAATGAGCTCAAAACTCTTAAGGGCGAAAATCTAAAACTACTCTCACTAAAAAACTTTAAGAAGCTAGCAGAGTAA
- a CDS encoding bacteriohemerythrin, producing the protein MLIKIQDIQQVANEVMNMLHEEEIEVINDFHDAVVAKDIEKIDELFKVVLFDVEDHFQEEENMMLQNNYGYYQVHKSDHDTMREKLAKYFERWLAIKSPIELQGFLENEFKKWLILHISKWDTEAALHLGHAH; encoded by the coding sequence ATGCTAATTAAAATACAAGATATACAACAAGTTGCAAATGAAGTAATGAATATGTTACATGAAGAAGAGATAGAGGTTATCAATGATTTTCACGATGCAGTCGTTGCAAAAGATATAGAAAAAATCGATGAACTTTTCAAAGTTGTTTTATTTGACGTAGAAGACCACTTTCAAGAAGAAGAGAATATGATGTTGCAAAATAATTATGGCTATTATCAAGTACATAAAAGCGACCATGATACTATGAGAGAAAAACTAGCAAAATATTTTGAGAGATGGTTAGCTATTAAAAGTCCTATTGAGCTTCAGGGCTTTTTAGAAAACGAGTTTAAAAAGTGGTTAATTTTACATATCTCAAAATGGGATACAGAGGCTGCTCTTCATCTTGGACATGCTCACTAA
- a CDS encoding AAA family ATPase — MPNLRELAQAAVEKHEREEKENKQKALKELAQSAVEKFEDKDEEDEAEALAVAQTHNKLEFAKTLKEQLSKELFGQEQAINSVVNSMKNDITENKKAPKATYLFLGSPATGKTFLAELMSEHLPKYKIMKFDMTQYHQQNGGELYGYPAGWKGYGVGQLTGFVHRNPKAVIVLDAFEKCDNTIQSNLLGIFEGGQMRDNCGWDKVTDAACSEDLDIIYNDENANYMVDFTEAIFIITTSLGKELYLDNRFKDLIKEDYIQAESMILEAIRREVKRDSRSGGWQEAILPELVSRFSQANICLFNKLNYDAYEKIAEKGFLKYKDGFSEKYRIEFSPGENFNDFLKMQILNFAPELDARRIKDKVSTTFFNRITAYIMDSGIPVNKFTEIKVSISKTCINFLNDMVNPLIEEEKLVKELFRKNITLDLEDSISDKRGVISYKVFSCKFKQVTKIKDFSEDGLVFDIPKVSFNDIAGHYKAKERLREVINFFKEPKLLESFNIAPPKGMLLYGPPGTGKTMLAKAFAREAELPFISITGLELLDPTKTKKVFSKAKEYAPSIVFIDEIDTIGKRGGGNEREVPINKLLAEMDGFSDVKGENVFVVAATNYKENIDDAIIRPGRIEIHIEINNLDKDARQYFLDQTIENKPSTGLFDMNKLLMYTAGFTGAQLELLSKEASFYCLRNALPAITQEILIEQINAIKYGEKQTYLSLEQIFEETSVYEAGRAVASKILMPHVHIEHVSLTPRDNNEHFISNNYNDVQDNMTVKDFKDKISVSLAGRTAQIKRFGEIDGIDTGAANDLQQATRDAYKAIAHYGMDKEVGYININGVMDAQGHTISTKSTEHYHSKIDAALERWMLEGEKSIIDLVNENWETIENLSKLLLEKEIIYADELDEILAR; from the coding sequence ATGCCAAATTTAAGAGAACTTGCCCAAGCTGCAGTAGAAAAACATGAAAGAGAAGAAAAAGAAAATAAGCAAAAAGCTTTAAAAGAGTTAGCCCAATCAGCAGTAGAGAAGTTTGAAGACAAAGACGAAGAAGATGAAGCAGAAGCGTTAGCAGTTGCCCAAACGCATAACAAACTAGAATTTGCCAAAACACTCAAAGAACAACTCTCTAAAGAGCTCTTTGGACAAGAACAAGCAATCAATTCTGTTGTCAACAGTATGAAAAATGACATTACTGAGAATAAAAAAGCGCCTAAGGCGACATATCTTTTCTTAGGTTCTCCCGCAACTGGTAAGACATTCTTAGCTGAGCTTATGAGTGAGCATCTACCAAAATATAAAATTATGAAATTTGACATGACGCAATACCACCAACAAAATGGTGGAGAGCTTTATGGTTATCCAGCTGGATGGAAAGGCTATGGCGTTGGTCAGTTAACAGGCTTTGTCCACAGAAACCCAAAGGCCGTAATTGTACTCGACGCTTTTGAGAAGTGTGATAACACCATTCAAAGTAACCTTCTTGGAATCTTTGAGGGTGGCCAGATGCGTGACAACTGTGGTTGGGATAAGGTCACAGATGCAGCATGTAGCGAAGATCTTGACATCATCTACAATGATGAAAACGCCAATTATATGGTTGATTTCACAGAAGCTATATTTATCATTACAACGAGTTTAGGTAAAGAACTCTATCTAGATAACCGCTTTAAGGATCTTATAAAAGAAGACTACATCCAAGCTGAGTCGATGATACTTGAAGCTATTAGACGAGAAGTTAAACGCGATAGTAGAAGTGGTGGTTGGCAAGAAGCGATTTTACCAGAGCTTGTTTCTAGGTTTTCTCAAGCAAACATCTGTCTTTTTAACAAGCTAAATTATGATGCATATGAGAAGATAGCAGAAAAAGGATTTTTAAAATATAAAGATGGTTTTAGCGAGAAGTATCGCATTGAATTTTCTCCGGGTGAAAACTTCAATGATTTTTTAAAAATGCAGATACTTAACTTTGCGCCAGAGCTGGATGCTAGACGTATAAAAGATAAGGTAAGCACTACATTTTTCAATAGAATCACAGCATATATCATGGATTCTGGGATTCCTGTAAATAAATTTACAGAGATAAAAGTATCTATATCTAAAACATGTATAAACTTCTTAAACGATATGGTCAATCCTCTTATAGAAGAGGAAAAACTAGTTAAAGAACTTTTTAGAAAAAACATAACCCTTGATCTAGAAGATAGCATAAGTGATAAACGCGGAGTTATTAGTTATAAAGTATTTTCTTGTAAGTTTAAACAAGTGACGAAAATCAAAGACTTTAGTGAAGATGGACTTGTTTTTGACATACCTAAAGTCTCTTTTAATGATATAGCAGGTCATTATAAAGCTAAAGAGAGACTGCGAGAAGTCATAAACTTCTTTAAAGAGCCAAAACTCCTTGAAAGCTTTAATATCGCACCGCCAAAAGGTATGCTTCTTTATGGACCTCCAGGAACAGGTAAAACAATGCTTGCAAAAGCTTTTGCTAGAGAAGCAGAACTTCCATTTATCTCTATTACAGGATTAGAACTTCTTGATCCTACGAAAACAAAAAAAGTATTCTCTAAAGCAAAAGAGTATGCACCTTCTATTGTATTTATAGATGAGATAGACACCATCGGAAAACGCGGTGGTGGCAATGAGAGAGAAGTGCCTATTAATAAACTTCTAGCAGAGATGGATGGCTTTTCTGATGTTAAAGGTGAAAATGTTTTTGTTGTAGCTGCGACAAACTATAAAGAGAATATTGATGACGCAATCATAAGACCAGGGCGAATAGAGATTCACATAGAAATAAACAATCTTGATAAAGATGCAAGACAATACTTTCTAGATCAGACTATTGAAAACAAACCTTCCACTGGTTTATTTGATATGAATAAACTCCTAATGTATACTGCGGGATTTACAGGCGCACAACTAGAACTCCTTAGTAAAGAGGCTTCATTTTACTGTCTACGTAATGCTCTACCTGCTATAACGCAGGAGATACTAATAGAGCAGATAAACGCAATCAAGTATGGTGAGAAGCAGACTTACTTATCACTTGAGCAGATATTTGAAGAGACATCAGTCTATGAAGCTGGACGTGCCGTTGCTTCTAAAATCTTAATGCCTCATGTGCATATAGAACACGTTAGTTTAACGCCAAGAGATAATAACGAACACTTTATTTCAAATAACTATAATGACGTTCAAGACAACATGACGGTTAAAGACTTTAAAGACAAAATATCTGTCTCTTTAGCGGGAAGAACCGCACAGATTAAACGTTTTGGTGAGATTGACGGAATAGACACCGGTGCGGCAAACGACTTACAACAAGCGACACGTGATGCTTATAAAGCTATAGCACACTATGGCATGGATAAAGAGGTAGGATACATCAATATCAATGGCGTTATGGATGCTCAAGGTCATACTATCAGTACTAAATCAACTGAACATTATCATTCAAAGATTGATGCCGCACTTGAGCGTTGGATGCTTGAGGGTGAAAAAAGCATTATAGACTTAGTAAATGAGAATTGGGAAACTATAGAAAACTTATCAAAATTACTTCTTGAAAAAGAGATTATTTATGCAGATGAGCTTGATGAGATATTAGCGAGATAA
- a CDS encoding RBBP9/YdeN family alpha/beta hydrolase, with protein MSKKVLLLHGWGGSNFPHWQSWLAGEIAKEYGKVSFFSFSDFENPNLDIWMGELIKELEEFKPDIVICHSLATTLWFHLCNTQEVQSIETLYLVAPPSLTTYIPELATFFPLSLPQNLYAKEALLIASTNDPYMSEDEAKRLQKKLNIPMEILENAGHINGDSGYGEWPWIKEELKKKL; from the coding sequence ATGAGTAAAAAAGTCTTACTACTTCATGGTTGGGGTGGGAGTAATTTTCCTCATTGGCAGAGTTGGCTAGCGGGAGAAATTGCTAAAGAGTATGGAAAAGTTAGCTTTTTCTCTTTTAGTGATTTTGAAAATCCGAACCTTGATATTTGGATGGGTGAACTCATAAAAGAACTTGAAGAGTTTAAGCCAGACATTGTTATTTGTCACTCTCTAGCTACAACGCTTTGGTTTCATCTGTGTAATACTCAAGAGGTGCAAAGCATAGAGACCCTCTATCTTGTAGCACCACCAAGTCTGACGACTTACATACCAGAACTAGCTACTTTCTTTCCGCTTAGTTTGCCACAGAACCTTTATGCAAAAGAAGCCCTTTTAATAGCGTCTACAAACGACCCTTATATGAGCGAAGATGAAGCAAAACGATTACAAAAGAAGTTAAACATACCTATGGAAATTCTTGAAAACGCAGGACATATTAACGGTGATAGTGGATATGGCGAATGGCCTTGGATAAAAGAAGAGCTAAAGAAAAAACTTTAA
- a CDS encoding bacteriohemerythrin → MISPDKLPMVETASMNDTHFDTILLINKLSTAVDAKDINSISELFIELIEHTEQHCKNEEEMMIEKKFPPYPAHKEEHDLALDDMRNAALKFTETKDIDAVKKYVDLNLAPWFLQHTETMDAVTSMFLENSELHRVYWDRLVPRK, encoded by the coding sequence TTGATTTCACCAGATAAATTACCAATGGTAGAAACAGCGAGTATGAATGATACTCATTTTGATACGATTTTACTTATAAATAAACTCTCTACTGCAGTAGATGCTAAAGATATCAATAGCATAAGTGAACTTTTTATAGAACTAATAGAACATACTGAGCAGCATTGCAAAAATGAAGAAGAGATGATGATAGAGAAAAAATTCCCTCCTTATCCTGCACATAAAGAAGAGCATGACTTAGCTCTAGATGATATGCGAAATGCCGCGTTAAAGTTCACTGAGACAAAAGACATAGATGCAGTTAAGAAGTATGTGGATCTAAATTTAGCTCCTTGGTTTTTACAGCACACTGAAACTATGGATGCTGTTACTTCAATGTTTTTAGAAAATAGTGAGCTTCACCGTGTCTATTGGGATCGATTAGTACCAAGAAAATAA